In Oncorhynchus nerka isolate Pitt River linkage group LG21, Oner_Uvic_2.0, whole genome shotgun sequence, the following are encoded in one genomic region:
- the soul4 gene encoding heme-binding protein soul4, which yields MALISLEDLDGLEDEELDNDITDNPDPMEDDEQQRLYTHWQAIASTHQVSVPREMTGPIQELTRRNQTQEREQVPFTSVSLHEKLGEVLFEERVYPAGKWACITKGEKLYEQSISMGFMKLMKFICKENSVGRYLGMTVPIVNSIQMLEDGNGFQKDILTAYYLPAEFQANPPQPTDLDITILQREALRVITRTFFGTTTEETIMPQINLLWEMLGPSEEMHRYSYMVAVYDNPGVSCRRNEIWFIRRDP from the exons ATGGCACTAATCTCCCTCGAGGATCTCGACGGATTGGAGGATGAAGAACTGGACAATGACATCACTGACAACCCTGATCCAATGGAGGACGACGAGCAGCAGAGGCTGTACACCCATTGGCAGGCGATCGCCAGCACACACCAGGTGTCCGTCCCCCGAG AAATGACAGGACCAATTCAAGAGCTTACTCGACGGAACCAAACCCAAGAAAGAGAGCAGGTCCCCTTTACCTCCGTCTCTCTGCATGAAAAG CTGGGCGAGGTGCTGTTTGAGGAGCGGGTGTACCCTGCAGGGAAGTGGGCGTGCATCACTAAAGGGGAGAAGCTGTACGAGCAGAGCATCTCCATGGGCTTCATGAAACTCATGAAATTCATCTGCAAGGAGAACTCTGTCG GACGCTATTTGGGAATGACTGTACCCATTGTGAACAGTATCCAAATGCTGGAGGACGGCAATGGCTTTCAGAAAGACATCTTGACCGCATACTACCTGCCTGCTGAGTTCCAGGCCAACCCGCCCCAGCCAACTGACCTAGACATCACCATACTCCAAAGGGAGGCTTTACGAGTCATCACCCG GACTTTCTTCGGCACCACCACGGAGGAGACAATCATGCCTCAGATTAACCTGCTGTGGGAGATGCTGGGCCCCAGCGAGGAGATGCATCGCTACTCCTACATGGTGGCTGTCTACGACAATCCTGGGGTGTCCTGTCGCAGGAACGAGATCTGGTTCATACGACGAGACCCCTAA